One Acidobacteriota bacterium genomic region harbors:
- the rplJ gene encoding 50S ribosomal protein L10, with protein MNRTEKKDSIAAMTESIGTVTDAFVIDFQGISVPQVTELRKQLRESNSQYVVVKNTLALIAIKGKPLEALNEQFSGPTAIAWSEDPVGLAKLLTKFAKDTPALKFKGALLDGEAIPVEKIDQIASLPSREELIAKLAYLLNSPIQGLVNVLNANIRNLAVVLDQISKQKSDATAE; from the coding sequence ATGAATCGAACCGAAAAGAAAGACTCGATCGCTGCGATGACCGAATCCATTGGAACCGTCACGGACGCATTCGTGATCGACTTCCAGGGGATCTCGGTCCCTCAGGTCACCGAGCTCCGAAAGCAGCTGCGCGAATCCAATTCGCAGTACGTCGTGGTCAAGAACACCCTGGCGCTCATTGCAATCAAGGGGAAGCCCCTCGAGGCTCTGAACGAGCAGTTCAGTGGTCCGACCGCGATTGCCTGGAGCGAGGACCCCGTCGGACTGGCGAAACTTCTCACGAAGTTCGCCAAGGATACGCCGGCGCTCAAATTCAAGGGCGCTCTCCTCGATGGAGAAGCGATTCCGGTCGAGAAGATCGACCAGATCGCTTCGCTGCCGTCGCGCGAAGAGCTCATCGCAAAGCTCGCGTATCTGCTCAACAGCCCGATCCAGGGACTCGTCAACGTTCTCAACGCGAACATCAGAAACCTGGCCGTGGTGCTCGATCAGATTTCGAAACAGAAATCCGACGCCACAGCCGAATGA
- the rplL gene encoding 50S ribosomal protein L7/L12, producing the protein MAMTTEQFVTEVENMSVLDLSTLVKALEDRFGVSAAAAAAPVMMQGGAAAPAEAAEEQTEFTVVLEEAGAKKINVIKAVREVTSLGLKEAKDLVDGAPGTIKEGVTKDEAADIKKKFEEAGAKVSVK; encoded by the coding sequence ATGGCTATGACCACCGAACAGTTCGTAACCGAGGTCGAGAACATGTCCGTTCTCGATCTTTCCACCCTCGTCAAGGCCCTCGAGGATCGTTTCGGCGTTTCCGCCGCGGCAGCCGCTGCACCAGTGATGATGCAGGGAGGGGCCGCCGCGCCCGCCGAGGCCGCCGAGGAGCAGACGGAATTCACCGTTGTTCTCGAAGAAGCAGGCGCCAAGAAGATCAACGTGATCAAGGCCGTCCGCGAGGTCACCAGCCTCGGCCTGAAGGAGGCCAAGGACCTGGTCGACGGCGCTCCCGGCACGATCAAGGAAGGCGTCACCAAGGACGAGGCCGCCGACATCAAGAAGAAGTTCGAAGAGGCCGGCGCCAAAGTCAGCGTCAAGTAA
- the rpoB gene encoding DNA-directed RNA polymerase subunit beta, whose translation MNGALPKQEPVRHDFSKIRSYMTLPNLIDVQRTSYERFLQMNLLPEERDDNGLQAVFTSIFPFADFRETCSLDFVRYSIGNWECKCGTLKGLDHLRIQCRSCGEKIIAGHPHDETVICGKCGVINENRIEICDICGNPVDLQMKYSVEECQERGMTYSVPLKVTFRLFVYDKDPDTGARHMRDAKEEEVYFGDIPLMTDNGTFVINGTERVIVSQLHRSPGVFFTKEGPHSYLAKIIPYRGSWVEFEYDQKGLLYIRIDRKRKFLGSVFLRALGLTTDADILQQFYTPVTVTLPASGKKAKLSFDRRVLDQEEAKDRYSIRGRREVRPIFAGIKLDKKMADILEKKGETSVDIDASALEKAVFVADVVDMNTGEILFEAGDSVPPDWSAVLREHDIDQAEVIFPEWDLVGDILLNTVRKDTTKTFETAIIEIYRRMRPGDPPTLDSAKNLFEGMFFDARKYDFSRVGRFKFNIKLDLDTSVTQKTMTPEDFFVVINYLLRLRKDVGRADDIDNLGNRRVRAVGELLENQFRIGLVRMERAIKEKMSVHQDIDSAMPHDLINSKPVIAAIKEFFGSSQLSQFMDQTNPLSEVTHKRRLSALGPGGLSRERAGFEVRDVHPTHYGRICPIETPEGPNIGLISSLACYARINDFGFIESPYKKVEKGRVLDHYRVVKVGDTSFKLGQIVEKGELEKENDRIAREAAKTAKKSKAPRPAEVDPWAFYLSAWDEEKYTIAQANAVVDENGNLVHDRVIARQAGEFVSIEKDKIDYIDVSPKQLVSVAASLVPFLENDDANRALMGANMQRQGVPLLRSESPFVGTGMEGTVARDSGATVVCKRAGIVDLVDSNRIIVRVEAEDVDTGEMKEFGADIYTLTKFKRSNQNTSITQKPIVREGQRVRKGQVLGDGPSTEAGELALGRNVLVAFMPWRGYNFEDAILVSEKLVKDDYYTSIHIEEFEVEARDTKLGPEEITRDIPNVSEAALRDLDESGIIRIGATVKPGDILVGKVAPKGETQLTPEEKLLRAIFGEKAGDVRDASLTAPPGIEGTIVDVKIFSRKGVEKDARARSIEEEDIDRMNRNIQDEIRIINEARNKKIFEVLGDTKMTRDVVDFRSGETLVKKGSGIDRDTIGQLSRRELLALPVDDEMRETIRMFIERAENRINVLERRAEERREDLEKGDELPPGVIKMIKVYVAMKRKLSVGDKMAGRHGNKGVISRILPEEDMPYLPDGTPVEIVLNPLGVPSRMNVGQILETHLGWAARALGLHFATPVFDGATEEEIRAQLRAANLPEGGKTVLHDGMTGEPFEQQVTVGYIYMLKLSHLVDDKIHARSIGPYSLITQQPLGGKAQFGGQRFGEMEVWALEAYGAAYTLQELLTVKSDDVEGRSKVYEAIVKGEVPEDPGLPESFNVLVRELQSLCLDVELMSE comes from the coding sequence ATGAATGGAGCCCTGCCCAAGCAGGAACCGGTTCGCCACGACTTCTCGAAGATCCGGAGCTACATGACGCTTCCGAATCTGATCGATGTCCAGCGAACGTCTTACGAACGGTTCCTTCAGATGAACCTGCTGCCGGAAGAGCGTGACGACAACGGATTGCAGGCCGTCTTCACCAGCATCTTCCCCTTCGCCGATTTCCGGGAGACCTGCTCTCTCGACTTCGTCCGCTATTCCATCGGCAACTGGGAATGCAAATGCGGAACTCTGAAGGGCCTCGACCATCTCCGCATCCAGTGCCGCTCCTGCGGCGAAAAGATCATCGCAGGCCATCCGCATGACGAAACCGTCATCTGCGGCAAATGCGGTGTGATCAACGAGAACCGGATCGAGATCTGCGACATCTGCGGCAACCCCGTCGATCTGCAGATGAAGTACTCGGTCGAGGAGTGCCAGGAGCGCGGTATGACCTACAGCGTTCCGCTGAAGGTCACCTTCCGCCTGTTCGTCTACGACAAGGATCCCGACACCGGCGCGCGCCACATGCGCGACGCGAAGGAAGAGGAAGTCTACTTTGGCGACATTCCCCTGATGACCGACAACGGGACCTTCGTCATCAACGGAACCGAGCGGGTCATCGTGTCGCAGCTCCACCGCTCTCCCGGCGTGTTCTTCACCAAGGAAGGGCCGCACTCCTACCTCGCCAAGATCATTCCGTATCGCGGTTCGTGGGTCGAGTTCGAGTACGACCAGAAGGGTCTTCTCTACATCCGGATCGACCGGAAGAGGAAGTTCCTCGGAAGCGTCTTTCTCCGCGCGCTCGGACTCACCACCGACGCGGACATCCTCCAGCAGTTCTACACGCCCGTCACCGTGACGCTGCCGGCGAGCGGCAAGAAGGCGAAACTGAGCTTCGACCGCCGCGTCCTCGATCAGGAAGAGGCCAAGGACCGCTACTCGATCCGCGGCCGACGCGAGGTCCGTCCGATCTTTGCCGGAATCAAGCTCGACAAGAAGATGGCGGACATCCTCGAGAAAAAGGGAGAGACCTCGGTCGACATCGATGCCTCCGCGCTCGAAAAGGCGGTCTTCGTCGCCGACGTCGTCGACATGAACACCGGCGAGATTCTCTTCGAGGCGGGCGATTCGGTTCCCCCGGACTGGTCCGCCGTCCTGCGCGAGCACGACATCGACCAGGCCGAGGTGATTTTCCCGGAATGGGATCTGGTCGGCGACATTCTCCTCAACACGGTCCGGAAGGACACGACCAAGACGTTCGAAACCGCAATCATCGAGATCTACCGCCGGATGCGGCCGGGAGATCCTCCCACTCTCGACTCGGCAAAGAATCTCTTCGAGGGGATGTTCTTCGACGCGCGCAAGTATGACTTCTCGCGCGTAGGCCGGTTCAAGTTCAACATCAAGCTCGATCTCGACACCTCGGTCACGCAGAAGACGATGACCCCGGAAGACTTCTTCGTCGTCATCAACTATCTGCTCCGGCTCCGGAAGGACGTCGGGCGCGCGGACGACATCGACAATCTCGGCAACCGCCGCGTACGCGCGGTCGGAGAGCTGCTCGAAAACCAGTTCCGTATCGGACTCGTCCGGATGGAGCGAGCCATCAAGGAGAAGATGTCGGTTCACCAGGACATCGACTCTGCGATGCCGCACGATCTGATCAACTCCAAACCGGTCATCGCGGCGATCAAGGAGTTTTTCGGATCCTCGCAGCTGTCGCAGTTCATGGACCAGACGAACCCGCTGTCGGAGGTCACGCACAAGCGGCGTCTTTCGGCGCTCGGGCCAGGCGGGCTGTCGCGTGAGCGCGCAGGCTTCGAGGTTCGCGACGTTCACCCGACACACTACGGCCGGATCTGTCCGATCGAGACCCCTGAAGGTCCGAACATCGGCCTGATCTCGTCGCTGGCCTGCTACGCACGCATCAACGACTTCGGTTTCATCGAGTCGCCGTACAAGAAGGTCGAGAAGGGTCGCGTTCTCGATCACTATCGCGTCGTGAAGGTCGGCGATACGAGCTTCAAGCTCGGCCAGATCGTCGAGAAGGGCGAGCTCGAGAAGGAGAACGACCGGATCGCACGCGAGGCTGCCAAAACCGCGAAGAAGAGCAAAGCACCGCGACCGGCAGAGGTCGATCCGTGGGCTTTCTACCTCTCCGCCTGGGACGAGGAGAAGTACACGATCGCCCAGGCCAACGCCGTCGTCGACGAGAACGGAAATCTCGTGCACGATCGCGTGATTGCCCGTCAGGCCGGTGAGTTCGTCTCGATCGAGAAGGACAAGATCGACTACATCGACGTCTCGCCCAAGCAGCTCGTCTCGGTCGCGGCATCGCTCGTTCCCTTCCTCGAGAACGACGATGCGAACCGCGCTCTCATGGGTGCCAACATGCAGCGCCAGGGTGTTCCGCTTCTCCGCTCCGAGTCTCCTTTCGTCGGAACGGGGATGGAGGGAACGGTTGCCCGGGATTCCGGCGCCACCGTCGTCTGCAAGAGGGCCGGGATCGTCGATCTCGTCGATTCCAACCGCATCATCGTTCGGGTCGAGGCGGAAGATGTCGATACCGGAGAAATGAAGGAGTTCGGCGCCGACATCTACACGCTGACCAAATTCAAACGTTCGAACCAGAACACGAGCATCACTCAGAAGCCGATCGTTCGCGAAGGGCAGCGGGTCCGCAAGGGACAGGTGCTCGGCGACGGGCCATCGACCGAAGCCGGTGAGCTCGCGCTCGGCCGGAACGTCCTCGTCGCGTTCATGCCGTGGCGTGGTTACAACTTCGAGGACGCGATTCTCGTCTCCGAGAAGCTGGTCAAGGACGATTACTACACGTCGATTCACATCGAAGAGTTTGAGGTCGAGGCACGGGATACCAAGCTCGGTCCCGAGGAGATCACCCGCGACATCCCGAACGTCTCGGAAGCGGCGCTTCGCGATCTCGACGAGTCCGGCATCATCCGCATCGGTGCGACGGTCAAGCCGGGCGACATTCTCGTAGGAAAGGTCGCGCCGAAGGGCGAGACGCAGCTCACGCCCGAGGAGAAGCTTCTCCGCGCGATCTTCGGTGAAAAGGCCGGCGACGTCCGCGATGCTTCGCTGACGGCGCCTCCTGGCATCGAAGGGACGATCGTCGACGTCAAGATCTTCTCGCGAAAGGGTGTCGAAAAGGATGCACGTGCCCGCTCGATCGAAGAGGAAGACATCGACCGGATGAATCGCAACATTCAGGACGAGATCCGGATCATCAACGAAGCCCGAAACAAGAAGATCTTCGAGGTTCTCGGTGACACGAAGATGACCCGCGACGTCGTCGACTTCCGCAGCGGTGAAACGCTCGTGAAGAAGGGCTCGGGAATCGATCGCGACACGATCGGCCAGCTGTCCCGCCGAGAGCTGCTCGCGCTGCCCGTCGACGACGAGATGCGCGAGACGATCCGGATGTTCATCGAGCGCGCCGAGAACCGAATCAACGTTCTCGAGCGTCGCGCCGAGGAACGCCGGGAAGATCTCGAAAAGGGCGACGAGCTGCCCCCGGGCGTCATCAAGATGATCAAGGTCTACGTCGCGATGAAGAGAAAGCTCTCCGTCGGCGACAAGATGGCCGGGCGTCATGGAAACAAGGGCGTCATCTCGCGGATCCTTCCGGAGGAGGACATGCCGTACCTCCCTGACGGGACACCCGTCGAGATCGTTCTGAATCCGCTCGGCGTACCGTCACGAATGAACGTCGGCCAGATTCTCGAGACACACCTGGGCTGGGCCGCGCGAGCGCTTGGTCTTCATTTCGCGACACCGGTGTTCGACGGAGCCACCGAGGAGGAGATCCGTGCTCAACTTCGCGCGGCCAATCTCCCCGAGGGCGGCAAGACGGTCCTTCACGACGGAATGACGGGCGAGCCGTTCGAACAGCAGGTCACCGTTGGTTACATCTACATGCTCAAGCTCTCCCATCTGGTCGACGACAAGATTCACGCTCGGTCGATCGGGCCGTACTCGCTGATCACCCAGCAGCCGCTGGGAGGGAAGGCGCAGTTCGGTGGACAGCGGTTCGGAGAGATGGAGGTCTGGGCTCTCGAGGCGTACGGCGCTGCCTATACGCTTCAGGAGCTCCTCACCGTCAAGTCCGACGACGTCGAAGGCCGTTCGAAGGTCTACGAGGCAATCGTCAAAGGTGAGGTTCCGGAGGATCCGGGCCTGCCCGAGTCGTTCAACGTTCTGGTGCGCGAGCTTCAGTCTCTCTGTCTCGACGTCGAGTTGATGAGCGAATGA
- the rpoC gene encoding DNA-directed RNA polymerase subunit beta': MFRQSKQQRPNDFNAIKISLASPEKIRSWSFGEVTKPETINYRTFKPERDGLFCAKIFGPTSDWECLCGKYKRMKHRGVICDKCGVEVTKSKVRRERMGHIELASPVSHVWFFKGLPSRIGHLLDITLRDLERILYFESYVVIDAGDIAEIISEKELLTEERFRELRTEHGEVFVAKMGAEAIKELLSQVDVEELADELRLLMRTETSQVKKLKAAKRLKVVDAFRRSGHRPEWMILDVIPVIPPELRPLVPLDGGRFATADLNDLYRRVINRNNRLKKLLELRAPDVIVRNEKRMLQEAVDALFDNGRRGRVLKGSNNRPLKSLSDGLKGKQGRFRQNLLGKRVDYSGRSVIVVGPELKLHQCGIPKKMALELFKPFIYHRLEQKGLVGTIKAAKELVEHQGTEVWDALEEVIREHPVLLNRAPTLHRLGIQAFEPVLVEGKAIKIHPLVCTAFNADFDGDQMAVHVPLSPKAQIESQVLMLAANNILSPAHGRPLAVPSQDLVLGSYYLTLEKPEAKGAGKIFGNAEDVELALEHKEVELLTPIKLRLSGPYIDLTRQLIRQDIVHAEVEELDNEIIDTTVGRVVFNSRLPEKVPFINGLMKKKAVQDLVNYVFINLGNAATVQLLDDMKEMGFLYATLAGVSIGIDDMVIPKKKPEIVERARKSVLEVERQRLDGAITAGERHNKIIDIWHRATEQVSDEMFAQMRRVEEDKGEFNPIFMMADSGARGSREQVRQLAGMRGLMSKPSGEVIETPITANFREGLSVLQYFISTHGARKGLADTALKTADSGYLTRRLVDVAQDVIVTNGDCDTIDGITVQAIMEGGDILEPLRDRIVGRVAQEDLHDPLTTELIVGQNEEVTEELANQIQEAGIESVKIRSVLTCETRRGVCQRCYGRNLATGRLVELGEAVGVIAAESIGEPGTQLTMRTFHVGGTASRVSEQSKHEATNPGIVQFANVNTVTNIDGNLVAVNRNGKLLIVDENGREKERYQIVYGSTLKVHDGQKVKPGQSLVEWDPFTSAILTEINGKVEFRDIVEGENVREETDRVTGLTQMVIGESIAAEKRTPTVMVIGKKSAEKKYLLPIGAHLIVTEGQQVHPGDIIAKIPRATTKTKDITGGLPRVVELFEARHPRDRAEITEVDGTVHHGPIVKGKREVVVETEDGQQFTYAVPRQAHINVQEGEHVRAGDALIDGSIDPHDILAVLGVKELQRYLVDKIQEVYRSQSVAINDKHIEVIVRQMLRSVKVTRVGDTDFLIDEQVDRFRFLEENEKVIMRGGEPADGTPMLLGITKASLSTESFISAASFQETTRVLTEAAISGRVDYLRGLKENVIVGRLIPAGTGTADFHRLQLERDEPVLDLDEQLAAEADAALAFADFDDEI; the protein is encoded by the coding sequence CTGTTCCGGCAGTCGAAACAGCAGCGTCCGAACGACTTCAACGCGATCAAGATCTCGCTCGCATCACCGGAGAAGATCCGCAGCTGGTCCTTTGGCGAGGTTACCAAGCCCGAGACGATCAACTATCGGACCTTCAAGCCGGAGCGCGACGGGTTGTTCTGCGCGAAGATCTTCGGACCGACCTCCGACTGGGAGTGTCTGTGCGGCAAATACAAGCGGATGAAGCATCGCGGGGTGATTTGTGACAAGTGTGGCGTCGAGGTCACCAAGTCGAAGGTCCGCCGCGAGCGGATGGGTCACATCGAGCTCGCTTCGCCCGTCTCACACGTCTGGTTTTTCAAGGGTCTTCCCTCGAGAATCGGACACCTTCTCGACATCACCCTCCGCGATCTTGAACGGATCCTCTACTTCGAGAGCTACGTCGTCATCGATGCGGGTGACATCGCGGAGATCATCAGCGAGAAGGAGCTGTTGACCGAGGAGAGGTTCCGTGAGCTCCGCACCGAGCACGGCGAGGTCTTCGTCGCGAAAATGGGCGCGGAAGCGATCAAGGAGCTGCTCTCGCAGGTCGACGTCGAGGAGCTGGCAGACGAGCTGCGACTCCTGATGAGAACCGAAACCTCGCAGGTCAAGAAACTGAAAGCCGCGAAGCGCCTGAAAGTCGTCGATGCGTTCCGCCGCAGCGGCCATCGGCCGGAGTGGATGATTCTCGACGTGATCCCGGTCATTCCCCCGGAGCTTCGTCCTCTGGTTCCGCTCGATGGCGGCCGTTTCGCCACCGCGGACCTGAACGATCTCTATCGCCGGGTGATCAACAGAAACAACCGTCTGAAGAAGCTTCTGGAGCTTCGCGCTCCGGACGTCATCGTCCGGAACGAAAAACGGATGCTTCAGGAGGCTGTCGATGCGCTGTTCGACAACGGCCGGCGTGGCCGCGTCCTGAAAGGCTCGAACAACCGGCCGCTCAAGTCGCTGTCGGACGGCCTTAAGGGCAAGCAGGGGCGATTCCGGCAGAATCTGCTCGGAAAGCGTGTCGACTACTCCGGCCGTTCGGTGATCGTCGTCGGGCCTGAGCTGAAACTTCATCAGTGCGGGATCCCGAAGAAGATGGCGCTCGAGCTGTTCAAGCCGTTCATCTACCATCGGCTCGAGCAGAAGGGTCTCGTCGGGACGATCAAGGCGGCGAAGGAGCTCGTCGAGCATCAGGGGACCGAGGTATGGGATGCTCTGGAAGAGGTGATCAGGGAACATCCGGTTCTGCTGAACCGTGCACCTACGCTTCATCGTCTCGGCATCCAGGCGTTCGAGCCGGTGCTGGTCGAAGGCAAGGCAATCAAGATTCACCCTCTCGTCTGCACGGCGTTCAACGCGGATTTCGATGGAGACCAGATGGCCGTGCACGTCCCGCTCTCACCAAAGGCTCAGATCGAGTCCCAGGTGCTGATGCTGGCGGCCAACAACATCCTGTCGCCCGCGCACGGCCGGCCACTGGCCGTTCCGTCGCAGGATCTCGTGCTCGGTTCGTACTACCTGACGCTCGAGAAGCCGGAAGCGAAGGGTGCTGGTAAAATCTTCGGCAACGCCGAGGATGTCGAGCTCGCGCTGGAGCACAAGGAAGTCGAGCTTCTGACTCCGATCAAGCTCCGTCTGTCGGGCCCGTACATCGATCTGACGCGCCAGCTCATCCGTCAGGACATTGTTCACGCGGAAGTCGAGGAGCTCGACAACGAGATCATCGATACCACCGTGGGAAGAGTCGTCTTCAACTCCCGTCTTCCCGAGAAAGTCCCGTTCATCAACGGCCTGATGAAGAAGAAAGCCGTCCAGGATCTGGTCAACTACGTCTTCATCAATCTCGGAAACGCCGCAACGGTGCAACTGCTCGACGACATGAAGGAGATGGGCTTCCTCTACGCGACTCTCGCGGGCGTCTCGATCGGTATCGACGACATGGTGATTCCGAAGAAGAAGCCGGAGATCGTGGAGCGTGCGCGCAAGTCGGTTCTGGAGGTCGAACGCCAGCGTCTCGATGGTGCGATCACCGCCGGTGAGCGTCACAACAAGATCATCGACATCTGGCATCGGGCGACCGAGCAGGTGTCGGACGAAATGTTTGCTCAGATGCGCCGAGTCGAGGAGGACAAGGGAGAGTTCAACCCGATCTTCATGATGGCCGACTCGGGAGCGCGAGGCTCGCGCGAACAGGTCCGGCAGCTGGCCGGTATGCGAGGTCTGATGTCCAAGCCTTCGGGAGAGGTCATCGAGACACCGATCACGGCGAACTTCCGCGAGGGCCTGTCGGTTCTCCAGTACTTCATCTCGACCCATGGTGCGCGAAAGGGTCTTGCGGATACGGCGCTCAAGACGGCCGACTCCGGTTATCTGACGCGGAGGCTGGTTGACGTCGCGCAGGATGTCATCGTGACCAACGGTGACTGCGACACGATCGATGGGATTACGGTCCAGGCGATCATGGAGGGGGGAGACATTCTCGAACCTCTGCGCGACCGCATCGTCGGCCGCGTTGCGCAGGAAGATCTTCACGATCCGCTGACCACCGAGCTCATCGTCGGGCAAAACGAGGAGGTCACCGAAGAGCTCGCCAACCAGATTCAGGAAGCGGGTATCGAGAGCGTCAAGATCCGTTCGGTTCTGACGTGCGAGACCCGTCGCGGAGTCTGCCAGCGCTGCTACGGGCGTAATCTCGCGACCGGGCGCCTGGTGGAGCTCGGCGAGGCGGTAGGCGTCATCGCCGCCGAGTCGATCGGCGAACCGGGCACGCAGCTCACCATGAGAACCTTCCACGTCGGTGGTACCGCCTCTCGTGTGTCCGAGCAGTCCAAGCACGAGGCCACCAACCCAGGGATCGTCCAGTTCGCCAACGTCAACACGGTCACCAACATCGATGGCAATCTCGTCGCGGTCAACCGCAACGGGAAATTGCTGATCGTCGACGAGAATGGTCGCGAGAAGGAGCGTTACCAGATCGTCTACGGATCAACTCTGAAGGTGCACGACGGCCAGAAGGTCAAGCCGGGTCAGAGCCTCGTCGAATGGGATCCGTTCACCTCGGCGATTCTCACCGAGATCAACGGTAAGGTCGAGTTCCGCGACATCGTCGAGGGTGAGAACGTCCGCGAGGAGACCGATCGCGTCACGGGTCTGACGCAGATGGTCATCGGCGAATCGATCGCCGCCGAGAAGCGAACCCCGACCGTCATGGTCATCGGAAAGAAGAGTGCCGAGAAGAAATACCTCCTTCCCATCGGGGCGCATCTGATCGTCACGGAGGGTCAGCAGGTCCATCCCGGAGACATCATCGCGAAGATTCCGCGAGCCACGACCAAGACGAAGGACATCACCGGCGGTCTTCCCCGGGTGGTCGAGCTCTTCGAGGCCCGTCATCCCCGCGACAGGGCGGAGATCACCGAGGTCGACGGTACCGTCCATCACGGACCGATCGTCAAGGGCAAACGCGAAGTCGTCGTGGAGACCGAGGACGGACAGCAGTTCACGTATGCCGTGCCGCGCCAGGCGCACATCAACGTGCAGGAAGGCGAGCACGTTCGTGCCGGCGATGCCCTGATCGACGGATCGATCGATCCGCATGACATCCTCGCGGTTCTCGGAGTCAAGGAGCTGCAGCGCTACCTGGTCGACAAGATCCAGGAGGTCTACCGCTCACAGTCGGTCGCGATCAACGACAAGCACATCGAAGTCATCGTCCGTCAGATGTTGCGGTCGGTGAAGGTGACGCGCGTCGGCGATACCGACTTCCTGATCGACGAGCAGGTCGACCGGTTCCGGTTCCTCGAGGAGAACGAGAAGGTCATCATGCGCGGTGGTGAGCCGGCAGACGGTACGCCGATGTTGCTCGGAATCACCAAGGCCTCGCTTTCGACCGAATCGTTCATCTCCGCGGCTTCGTTCCAGGAGACCACGAGGGTTCTCACCGAAGCTGCCATCTCGGGTCGGGTCGACTACCTCCGAGGCCTCAAGGAGAACGTCATTGTCGGGCGACTGATCCCGGCAGGTACGGGGACGGCCGACTTCCATCGCCTTCAGCTCGAAAGAGACGAGCCGGTACTCGATCTCGACGAGCAGCTCGCGGCGGAAGCGGATGCGGCTCTCGCGTTTGCCGACTTCGACGACGAGATCTGA
- a CDS encoding DUF1328 domain-containing protein encodes MDLLWWAIIAFIIAVIAGAMGFTGVASGAKKVAKILFFIFLAIAIIVILMVVLGVGAVT; translated from the coding sequence ATGGATCTACTCTGGTGGGCAATCATTGCATTCATCATTGCGGTCATCGCCGGTGCGATGGGTTTCACGGGCGTCGCGAGCGGCGCAAAGAAGGTGGCGAAGATACTCTTCTTCATCTTTCTCGCGATCGCGATCATCGTCATTCTCATGGTCGTACTCGGCGTCGGTGCGGTCACCTGA